In Streptomyces alboniger, the following are encoded in one genomic region:
- a CDS encoding LacI family DNA-binding transcriptional regulator has translation MAKVTRDDVARLAGTSTAVVSYVINNGPRPVAPATRERVLAAIKELGYRPDRVAQAMASRRTDLIGMIVPDARQPFFAEMTHAVEQAASERGKMVLVGNSDYVEERETHYLRAFLGMRVSGLILVSHGLTDQAAAEIDAWDARVVLLHERPEAIDDVAVVTDDVGGAQLATRHLLEHGHEYVACLGGMAETPTVGDPVSDHVEGWRRAMREAGRSVEGRLFEAPYNRYDAYQVGLELLAGPDRPSAIFCSTDDQAIGVLRAARELRIDVPGELAVAGFDDVKEAGLTDPPLTTVASDRPAMARAAVDLVLDDGLRVAGSRRERLKLFPSRLVVRQSCGCE, from the coding sequence GTGGCCAAGGTGACGCGGGACGATGTGGCGCGACTGGCGGGTACTTCGACCGCTGTCGTCAGTTATGTCATCAACAACGGACCCCGGCCGGTCGCCCCGGCCACGCGCGAGCGCGTACTCGCCGCGATCAAGGAGCTGGGCTACCGCCCCGACCGGGTCGCCCAGGCCATGGCGTCCCGCCGTACGGACCTCATAGGCATGATCGTGCCGGACGCGCGCCAGCCGTTCTTCGCGGAGATGACGCACGCGGTCGAACAGGCGGCGTCCGAGCGCGGAAAGATGGTCCTCGTCGGCAACTCCGACTACGTGGAGGAGCGCGAGACCCACTACCTCCGCGCCTTCCTCGGCATGCGGGTCTCCGGCCTCATCCTCGTCAGCCACGGCCTGACCGACCAGGCCGCCGCCGAGATAGACGCGTGGGACGCGCGCGTGGTGCTGCTGCACGAGCGGCCCGAGGCCATCGACGACGTCGCGGTCGTCACGGACGACGTCGGCGGCGCGCAGCTCGCCACCCGGCACCTCCTCGAACACGGCCACGAGTACGTCGCCTGCCTCGGCGGCATGGCCGAGACCCCGACCGTCGGCGACCCCGTCTCCGACCACGTCGAGGGCTGGCGGCGCGCGATGCGGGAGGCCGGGCGGTCGGTGGAGGGGCGGCTCTTCGAAGCGCCGTACAACCGCTACGACGCGTACCAGGTGGGCCTGGAGCTGCTCGCCGGGCCCGACAGGCCCTCCGCCATCTTCTGCTCCACGGACGACCAGGCGATCGGCGTGCTCCGGGCGGCGCGGGAGCTGCGCATCGACGTCCCCGGGGAGCTGGCCGTGGCCGGCTTCGACGACGTCAAGGAGGCGGGGCTGACGGATCCCCCGCTGACGACGGTGGCCTCGGACCGCCCCGCGATGGCCCGCGCGGCGGTGGACCTGGTCCTGGACGACGGCCTCCGCGTCGCCGGCTCGCGCCGGGAGCGGCTGAAGCTGTTTCCCTCGCGGTTGGTCGTACGGCAGTCCTGCGGCTGCGAGTAG
- a CDS encoding MoaD/ThiS family protein — MVNGTIRYWAAAKAAAGVAEEPYAAATLAEALDAARERHPGELVRVLQRCSFLIDGDPVGTRGHETVRLAEGGTVEVLPPFAGG; from the coding sequence ATGGTGAACGGCACCATTCGTTACTGGGCCGCTGCCAAGGCGGCCGCGGGAGTCGCCGAGGAGCCGTACGCGGCGGCGACGCTCGCCGAAGCGCTGGACGCCGCCCGCGAGCGGCACCCGGGAGAACTGGTCCGGGTCCTCCAGCGCTGCTCCTTCCTGATCGACGGTGACCCCGTCGGGACCCGCGGGCATGAGACCGTACGGCTGGCCGAGGGCGGCACGGTCGAGGTGCTCCCGCCGTTCGCAGGAGGATGA
- a CDS encoding putative leader peptide produces MNRQADLTKRRAVDLCRVAAMLCRTF; encoded by the coding sequence ATGAACCGACAGGCGGACCTCACGAAGCGGCGGGCAGTAGACCTGTGCCGCGTCGCCGCCATGCTCTGTCGCACCTTCTAG
- a CDS encoding response regulator transcription factor codes for MSSLLLLTNALQPSTEVLPALGLLLHNVRVAPAEGPALVDTPGADVILIDGRRDLPQVRSLCQLLRSTGPGCPLVLVVTEGGLAAVTADWGIDDVLLDTAGPAEVEARLRLAMGRQQITSDDSPMEIRNGDLSVDEATYSAKLKGRVLDLTFKEFELLKYLAQHPGRVFTRAQLLQEVWGYDYFGGTRTVDVHVRRLRAKLGVEHESLIGTVRNVGYRFVTPEKVERAADEEKAKAATPRAESAKEDAAVRPTGR; via the coding sequence GTGAGTTCTCTGCTGCTCCTGACCAATGCCCTCCAGCCGTCGACGGAGGTGCTCCCCGCCCTCGGCCTGCTCCTTCACAACGTGCGCGTCGCCCCCGCGGAGGGGCCCGCTCTCGTCGACACCCCCGGTGCCGACGTCATCCTCATCGACGGACGCCGTGACCTCCCCCAGGTGCGCAGCCTCTGCCAGCTGCTGCGCTCCACCGGGCCCGGCTGCCCGCTGGTCCTCGTCGTGACGGAGGGCGGTCTCGCGGCCGTCACCGCGGACTGGGGCATCGACGACGTACTCCTCGACACGGCGGGACCGGCCGAGGTCGAGGCACGGCTGCGGCTCGCCATGGGCCGCCAGCAGATCACCTCCGACGACTCCCCCATGGAGATCCGCAACGGCGATCTCTCCGTGGACGAGGCGACGTACAGCGCGAAGCTCAAGGGCCGGGTGCTCGACCTGACCTTCAAGGAGTTCGAACTGCTCAAGTACCTGGCGCAGCACCCGGGCCGGGTCTTCACCCGCGCCCAGCTGCTCCAGGAGGTCTGGGGCTACGACTACTTCGGCGGCACCCGCACGGTCGACGTCCATGTGCGGCGGCTGCGGGCGAAGCTCGGCGTCGAGCACGAGTCGCTGATCGGCACGGTCCGGAATGTCGGTTACCGCTTCGTCACCCCGGAGAAGGTGGAGCGGGCGGCCGACGAGGAGAAGGCGAAGGCGGCGACGCCGCGGGCCGAGTCCGCCAAGGAGGACGCTGCCGTACGCCCTACGGGGCGGTAG
- a CDS encoding sulfurtransferase, with amino-acid sequence MSRSDVLVDADWVEAHIEDPKVVIVEVDEDTSAYDKNHIKNAVRIDWTKDLQDPVRRDFIDQEGFEKLLSAKGIANDSTVVLYGGNNNWFASYAFWYFKLYGHQDVKLLDGGRKKWELDSRDLVDGAEVPKRPVTDYKAKAQDTSIRAFRDDVVAAIGSKNLVDVRSPDEFSGKLLAPAHLPQEQSQRPGHVPSARNIPWSKNANDDGTFKSDEELKALYEAEQVDLSKDTIAYCRIGERSALTWFVLHELLGQTNVKNYDGSWTEYGSLVGVPIELGANK; translated from the coding sequence ATGAGCCGCAGCGATGTCCTGGTAGACGCCGACTGGGTCGAGGCCCACATCGAGGACCCGAAGGTCGTCATCGTCGAGGTCGACGAGGACACCTCCGCGTACGACAAGAACCACATCAAGAACGCGGTCCGCATCGACTGGACCAAGGACCTCCAGGACCCGGTCCGCCGCGACTTCATCGACCAGGAGGGCTTCGAGAAGCTCCTGTCGGCGAAGGGCATCGCGAACGACTCCACCGTCGTCCTCTACGGCGGCAACAACAACTGGTTCGCCTCGTACGCCTTCTGGTACTTCAAGCTCTACGGCCACCAGGACGTGAAGCTCCTCGACGGCGGCCGCAAGAAGTGGGAGCTGGACTCCCGCGACCTGGTCGACGGCGCCGAGGTCCCGAAGCGTCCCGTCACCGACTACAAGGCCAAGGCCCAGGACACGTCGATCCGCGCCTTCCGCGACGACGTCGTGGCGGCCATCGGCTCCAAGAACCTGGTCGACGTGCGCTCGCCCGACGAGTTCAGCGGCAAGCTGCTCGCCCCGGCCCACCTCCCGCAGGAGCAGTCGCAGCGCCCCGGCCACGTGCCGAGCGCCCGCAACATCCCGTGGTCGAAGAACGCCAACGACGACGGCACCTTCAAGTCCGACGAGGAGCTGAAGGCGCTCTACGAGGCCGAGCAGGTGGACCTGTCGAAGGACACGATCGCCTACTGCCGCATCGGTGAGCGTTCGGCCCTGACCTGGTTCGTCCTGCACGAGCTGCTCGGCCAGACCAACGTCAAGAACTACGACGGCTCCTGGACCGAGTACGGCTCGCTCGTCGGCGTGCCGATCGAGCTGGGCGCCAACAAGTAA
- a CDS encoding DUF3099 domain-containing protein: protein MYARRRHTYFVMMGICIALFVLAWGVVRLWSIPVAVGMCVVAMVIPPVAAMVANRRGPEDRWWDDPSGDPKSDEWWDELDGKRHPQ from the coding sequence ATGTACGCACGACGACGTCATACGTACTTCGTCATGATGGGCATCTGCATCGCCCTGTTCGTCCTGGCCTGGGGCGTCGTGCGGCTGTGGTCGATCCCCGTCGCCGTCGGCATGTGCGTCGTGGCGATGGTGATCCCGCCGGTCGCCGCCATGGTCGCCAACCGGCGAGGGCCCGAGGACCGCTGGTGGGACGACCCCTCGGGTGATCCGAAGTCCGACGAGTGGTGGGACGAGCTGGACGGCAAGCGGCACCCGCAGTAG
- a CDS encoding DsrE family protein has translation MAKKLVIKVTAGADAPERCSQAFTVAAVAVASGVEVSLWLTGESSWFALPGRAAEFDLPHAAPLPDLIDSIMAAGRITLCTQCAARRDISEQDVIAGVRIAGAQVFVQEATTDGVQALVY, from the coding sequence ATGGCGAAGAAGCTCGTGATCAAGGTGACCGCCGGGGCCGACGCCCCCGAGCGCTGCTCGCAGGCCTTCACGGTGGCGGCCGTGGCCGTGGCCAGCGGGGTGGAGGTGTCCCTCTGGCTGACCGGTGAGTCGTCGTGGTTCGCACTGCCGGGCCGGGCGGCGGAATTCGACCTTCCGCACGCGGCGCCGCTGCCGGATCTGATCGACTCGATCATGGCGGCGGGCCGGATCACGCTCTGCACGCAGTGCGCGGCGCGCCGCGACATCTCGGAGCAGGACGTCATCGCGGGCGTACGGATCGCGGGCGCGCAGGTCTTCGTCCAGGAGGCGACGACGGACGGCGTCCAGGCGCTCGTGTACTGA
- a CDS encoding DUF1416 domain-containing protein — translation MCGAKAGGPDASTIKPGETTIQGQVTRDGEPVTGYVRLLDSTGEFTAEVPTSATGQFRFYAAEGTWTVRALVPGGTADRTVVAQTGGLAEVAIAV, via the coding sequence ATGTGTGGAGCAAAGGCCGGCGGCCCCGACGCTTCGACGATCAAGCCCGGTGAGACCACGATCCAGGGCCAGGTGACCCGCGACGGCGAGCCCGTCACCGGTTACGTGCGCCTGCTCGACTCGACCGGCGAGTTCACCGCCGAGGTGCCCACCTCGGCGACCGGCCAGTTCCGGTTCTACGCGGCCGAGGGCACGTGGACCGTCCGGGCGCTGGTCCCCGGCGGCACGGCCGACCGCACGGTCGTCGCGCAGACGGGCGGCCTCGCGGAGGTGGCGATCGCGGTCTGA
- a CDS encoding LmeA family phospholipid-binding protein: MSKRAVRILLIVVVILGGLFVAADRLAVNFAEGEAADKLRTNEGLSETPDVSIKGFPFLTQVAGGELDEVEVGIKDYDARSGSDSIRIADLTARMKGVKFSGDYSSATAATATGTAHVSYDELLKAGKSEPVGLPLGATGKVVGLSDGGNGKVKVEVEVSKGGTKLPKPVHVLSSVRVEGDSIVVHADEIPKKLEVLGVSIPLPEGMVRDVTDFKQKVDDLPAGIKLEKVEAAPDGVDMSVTGSDVSLTG, translated from the coding sequence ATGAGCAAGCGCGCCGTACGCATACTTCTGATCGTCGTGGTGATCCTCGGAGGGCTCTTCGTGGCGGCCGACCGGCTCGCCGTGAACTTCGCCGAGGGCGAGGCGGCGGACAAGCTGCGTACCAACGAGGGGCTGAGCGAGACGCCCGACGTCTCCATCAAGGGGTTCCCGTTCCTGACGCAGGTCGCGGGCGGTGAGCTGGACGAGGTCGAGGTCGGCATCAAGGACTACGACGCCAGGTCCGGCTCCGACTCGATCCGCATCGCCGACCTGACGGCCCGGATGAAGGGCGTGAAGTTCTCCGGCGACTACAGCTCGGCGACCGCCGCGACCGCCACGGGCACGGCCCACGTCTCGTACGACGAACTCCTGAAGGCCGGCAAGTCCGAGCCCGTGGGGCTGCCGCTCGGCGCCACCGGCAAGGTGGTCGGCCTCTCCGACGGCGGCAACGGCAAGGTCAAGGTCGAGGTCGAGGTCAGCAAGGGGGGCACGAAGCTGCCCAAGCCCGTCCACGTGCTCAGCTCGGTGCGGGTCGAGGGCGACAGCATCGTGGTCCACGCGGACGAGATCCCGAAGAAGCTGGAGGTCCTCGGCGTCTCCATCCCGCTGCCCGAGGGCATGGTCCGCGACGTCACCGACTTCAAGCAGAAGGTCGACGACCTGCCGGCCGGGATAAAGCTGGAGAAGGTCGAGGCGGCGCCGGACGGCGTGGACATGTCCGTGACGGGTTCGGACGTGAGCCTGACCGGCTGA
- a CDS encoding alpha/beta fold hydrolase, with the protein MSSGPAGQAARSSVQPITRAPSGVQRRATLRTQDGVAIEAAYDPGPGPGGGVAVVVAHGFTGDLSRPHVRRIARVFAQRAAVITFSFRGHGGSGGHSTVGDREVFDLAAAVEWARSLGHARVVTVGFSMGGSVVVRHAASHRGRTEARADAVVAVSAPARWYYRGTAPMRRLHWVVTRPAGRVVGRFGLRTRIHPHEWDPVPLSPVESVALMGTTPLLVVHGTRDPYFPVDHPRALAAAAPEGAELWLEEGMGHAEHAASDGLVGRIAAWATASWTSATPTETSATAD; encoded by the coding sequence ATGAGTTCCGGTCCGGCAGGTCAAGCGGCGCGATCTTCTGTGCAGCCGATCACTCGCGCTCCGTCCGGTGTTCAACGGCGCGCAACGCTCCGTACACAGGACGGGGTCGCCATCGAGGCCGCGTACGACCCGGGTCCCGGGCCCGGCGGCGGGGTCGCGGTCGTCGTCGCGCACGGCTTCACCGGCGACCTCTCGCGGCCGCACGTGCGCCGCATCGCGCGCGTCTTCGCCCAGCGTGCGGCCGTGATCACCTTCTCCTTCCGGGGGCACGGCGGCTCCGGCGGGCACTCCACGGTCGGGGACCGGGAGGTGTTCGACCTGGCGGCGGCGGTGGAGTGGGCGCGGTCCCTCGGACACGCGCGCGTGGTGACCGTGGGCTTCTCGATGGGCGGTTCCGTCGTCGTGCGGCACGCCGCGTCGCACAGGGGGCGCACCGAAGCGCGCGCCGACGCGGTGGTCGCGGTGAGTGCGCCGGCCCGCTGGTACTACCGGGGGACGGCGCCGATGCGGCGGCTGCACTGGGTCGTCACGCGGCCCGCCGGGCGCGTGGTCGGCCGCTTCGGGCTCCGCACGCGAATCCACCCGCACGAGTGGGACCCCGTCCCCCTTTCGCCGGTCGAGTCCGTCGCCCTCATGGGCACGACGCCGCTGCTCGTCGTGCACGGCACCCGGGATCCGTACTTCCCCGTCGATCACCCGAGGGCGCTGGCCGCCGCCGCGCCGGAGGGGGCCGAACTGTGGCTGGAAGAAGGCATGGGGCACGCGGAGCACGCCGCCTCGGACGGGCTGGTCGGCCGGATCGCGGCATGGGCCACGGCATCATGGACGTCGGCAACGCCGACCGAGACCTCGGCGACCGCCGACTGA